A part of Oncorhynchus gorbuscha isolate QuinsamMale2020 ecotype Even-year linkage group LG09, OgorEven_v1.0, whole genome shotgun sequence genomic DNA contains:
- the LOC124044299 gene encoding tubulin alpha chain-like has product MRECISMHVGQAGVQMGNACWELYCLEHGIQPDGQMPSDKTCGGGDDSFNTFFSETGAGKHVPRAIFVDLEPTVIDEVRTGTYRQLFHPEQLITGKEDAANNYARGHYTIGKEIIDLVLDRTRKLADQCTGLQGFLIFHSFGGGTGSGFTSLLMERLSVDYGKKSKLEFAVYPAPQVSTAVVEPYNSILTTHTTLEHSDCAFMVDNEAIYDICRRNLDIERPSYTNLNRLIGQIVSSITASLRFDGALNVDLTEFQTNLVPYPRIHFPLATYAPVISAEKAYHEQLSVADITNACFEPANQMVKCDPRHGKYMACCLLYRGDVVPKDVNSAIAAIKTKRTIQFVDWCPTGFKVGINYQPPTAVPGGDLAKVQRAVCMLSNTTAIAEAWARLDHKFDLMYAKRAFVHWYVGEGMEEGEFSEAREDMAALEKDYEEVGTDSVGEEDEEGEEY; this is encoded by the exons ATG CGTGAGTGTATCTCCATGCATGTGGGCCAAGCCGGAGTCCAGATGGGTAATGCCTGTTGGGAGCTGTACTGCCTGGAGCATGGGATCCAGCCGGACGGACAGATGCCCAGTgacaagacttgtggaggtggAGACGACTCCTTCAACACCTTCTTCAGTGAGACCGGAGCTGGAAAGCATGTCCCCCGAGCCATCTTCGTTGATCTGGAGCCCACTGTCATCG ATGAGGTGAGGACAGGTACCTATCGCCAGCTGTTCCACCCTGAGCAGCTCATTACGGGTAAGGAGGATGCTGCCAACAACTACGCCCGCGGTCACTACACCATCGGCAAGGAGATCATTGACCTGGTTCTGGACAGGACACGCAAACTG GCTGACCAGTGTACAGGTCTCCAGGGGTTCCTCATCTTCCACAGCTTCGGAGGAGGCACCGGTTCTGGTTTCACCTCCTTGCTGATGGAACGTCTGTCTGTGGACTACGGAAAGAAGTCTAAGCTTGAGTTCGCCGTCTACCCAGCTCCCCAGGTGTCCACAGCTGTGGTGGAGCCCTACAACTCCATCCTGACCACTCACACCACCCTGGAGCACTCCGACTGTGCCTTCATGGTGGACAATGAGGCCATCTATGACATCTGCCGCAGGAACCTCGATATTGAGCGTCCCTCGTACACCAACCTCAACAGGCTCATTGGTCAGATCGTCTCTTCCATCACTGCCTCCCTGCGATTCGATGGAGCCCTGAATGTTgatctgacagagttccagaccAACTTGGTGCCCTACCCCCGTATCCACTTCCCTCTGGCCACCTATGCCCCTGTCATCTCCGCTGAGAAAGCCTATCACGAGCAGCTGTCAGTCGCTGACATCACCAACGCCTGCTTCGAGCCAGCCAatcagatggtgaagtgtgaccCTCGTCACGGCAAATACATGGCCTGCTGTCTCCTGTACCGTGGTGACGTTGTTCCCAAAGATGTCAACTCTGCCATCGCTGCCATCAAGACGAAACGTACCATCCAGTTTGTGGACTGGTGTCCCACTGGGTTCAAAGTGGGTATCAACTACCAGCCCCCAACAGCGGTTCCTGGAGGAGACCTGGCCAAGGTCCAGAGGGCTGTGTGCATGCTGAGTAACACCACAGCCATCGCTGAGGCCTGGGCCCGTCTGGACCACAAGTTTGACCTGATGTATGCCAAGAGAGCCTTCGTGCACTGGTACGTTGGTGAgggcatggaggagggagagttcTCTGAGGCCAGAGAAGACATGGCAGCCCTGGAGAAGGACTATGAAGAGGTGGGCACTGACAGCGTgggagaagaggatgaggagggagaggaatatTAA